One window of Dysgonomonas mossii genomic DNA carries:
- a CDS encoding Kelch repeat-containing protein, with translation MKYTLALFLLLFNIVQPCISDNSEYGLRFKSYEVLAADRTGLLLENGNYIDIKDELTLEFDLKYENTSILYGSTVKIISESKSSVTLGFSSGNSGNFPIMVINDEIIPILTDLKLNEWFHVAITISNKDQSLKIKYKDFSKTLTLKKGDWKEAIICFGKSNLTGFSTEEVPPMIIKDIKLSHGDKLFRHWILKQHNKTECYDELKQAQATVMSPDWIIDSYANWTKHFSLSTNNKTYIQYAFDAGRGIIYFIPDNKQIISYNVITNQQDTIYVKSGRPANINTNHVVFNPKKNELISYNLEEKFISIFSFENKTWSSNRAPALEPSYWHHTSALWNSNSSIITFGGYGFYRYKNDLTVINPATNEWNTQQLNVISPRYSSASAIVGDTLYIYGGEGNQSGKQELTSIITADLYAIDLKTMKVSLCWEYNNSNHFLPCGNMIYNKEEDSFLVISKALGKQILLKVARQKPVIEELAYIDSLELNADYNFSTLMKPEKENKLYALFCKDYKRGNSEIDLYSIAYPPIASGQILQSAKTSESNESKTIYIAVAFAVICLVAGYAVYIRMRKKKEKSIHSAFSLTDDLTEDESLINNDEIYYDRSRQAISLLGFFNVKDSEGKDITDLFTPTLKSLVLAIILNSENGPGINSKVIDSLIWPDKDEKSARNNRNVSMNRLNQVLEKIGNVQVQNNNSFWKITIEDNSICDYLEVLKYMRLPQKAIMEDTDSESKLLELLGYGQLLPFTQEEWLDSFKATYSDFAIDFLLGILLREINSGKANAILKASNLIFLFDTLNEEALFAKCRVYYKQGKKSLAKSTYNSFCKEYATLLGEKYQVSLAQIISSN, from the coding sequence ATGAAATACACACTCGCCCTATTTCTCCTGTTATTCAATATTGTCCAACCCTGCATATCAGATAATTCTGAGTACGGATTAAGATTTAAATCATACGAGGTATTAGCAGCAGATCGGACAGGATTGCTTTTGGAAAACGGAAACTATATCGACATCAAAGACGAATTGACTCTGGAGTTTGATTTGAAATATGAGAATACATCTATATTATATGGCTCTACTGTAAAAATAATCAGTGAATCGAAATCCTCAGTAACTCTCGGATTTAGTTCGGGCAATAGTGGAAATTTTCCAATCATGGTAATTAATGATGAAATTATCCCCATATTAACAGATCTCAAACTAAACGAATGGTTTCATGTAGCAATAACGATATCAAACAAAGATCAATCACTAAAAATAAAGTATAAAGATTTTTCCAAAACTTTGACATTAAAGAAAGGAGATTGGAAGGAAGCCATTATCTGTTTCGGGAAGTCAAACCTTACAGGTTTTTCAACAGAAGAAGTTCCGCCGATGATCATAAAAGATATTAAGCTATCGCATGGAGATAAATTATTCAGGCATTGGATTCTAAAGCAGCATAATAAGACCGAATGCTATGATGAGCTGAAACAAGCCCAAGCCACAGTAATGAGCCCCGACTGGATAATAGACTCTTACGCCAACTGGACTAAGCATTTTTCATTATCTACAAATAATAAAACATATATACAGTATGCGTTCGATGCAGGAAGAGGTATTATATATTTTATTCCTGACAATAAACAGATTATTTCTTACAATGTAATCACCAACCAGCAAGATACTATATATGTAAAATCTGGAAGGCCTGCCAATATAAATACGAATCATGTTGTTTTTAACCCTAAAAAGAATGAACTGATTTCGTATAATCTGGAGGAAAAGTTTATATCTATTTTTTCTTTCGAAAATAAGACATGGAGCAGCAACCGTGCACCTGCATTAGAACCGTCGTATTGGCATCACACATCCGCATTGTGGAATTCTAATTCCTCAATAATTACATTCGGCGGGTATGGGTTCTATCGTTATAAAAACGATTTGACCGTGATCAATCCCGCCACCAATGAATGGAATACCCAACAGCTAAATGTAATATCTCCTCGCTATTCGTCGGCATCGGCAATCGTTGGCGATACATTGTATATTTATGGAGGAGAAGGAAACCAAAGCGGAAAACAGGAATTGACTTCTATCATTACCGCCGACCTTTATGCTATCGACCTGAAAACAATGAAAGTATCTCTGTGCTGGGAATATAATAATTCTAATCATTTTCTGCCATGTGGAAATATGATCTATAATAAGGAAGAGGATTCATTTTTGGTTATATCAAAAGCTCTTGGAAAACAAATATTGCTAAAGGTGGCCAGACAAAAACCTGTAATTGAAGAATTGGCCTATATAGACTCTTTGGAATTGAATGCTGATTACAATTTTTCGACTCTGATGAAGCCCGAAAAAGAAAACAAACTGTACGCTCTCTTCTGTAAGGATTACAAAAGAGGCAATTCGGAAATCGATCTGTATAGCATAGCATATCCGCCTATAGCGTCTGGCCAAATATTGCAATCGGCTAAAACCTCCGAGTCTAATGAGTCTAAAACAATATATATTGCAGTAGCTTTCGCTGTGATATGCTTAGTCGCAGGATATGCCGTTTATATAAGAATGAGAAAGAAGAAAGAGAAATCTATTCATTCCGCTTTCTCATTAACGGATGATCTTACAGAAGATGAATCCCTGATAAATAACGATGAAATATATTACGATCGTTCTCGTCAGGCTATTTCCCTACTCGGTTTTTTCAACGTAAAGGACTCTGAGGGTAAAGACATTACAGATCTCTTCACTCCAACACTAAAAAGTCTGGTACTTGCTATAATTTTAAATAGTGAAAATGGCCCCGGTATAAACAGTAAAGTGATAGATAGTCTGATATGGCCCGACAAAGATGAAAAATCGGCAAGGAACAACAGAAATGTATCCATGAACCGACTGAATCAGGTGCTAGAAAAGATTGGGAATGTGCAAGTACAAAACAACAATAGCTTCTGGAAGATAACCATTGAAGACAACTCTATTTGCGATTATCTTGAGGTACTTAAATACATGAGGCTACCGCAAAAGGCAATAATGGAAGATACGGATTCCGAGTCCAAGCTATTGGAACTATTAGGTTATGGACAGCTCTTACCTTTCACTCAAGAAGAATGGCTGGACTCTTTTAAAGCCACATATTCAGATTTTGCAATCGACTTTTTATTGGGCATACTTCTGCGTGAAATTAATTCAGGAAAAGCCAACGCTATTCTTAAGGCATCAAACCTGATTTTCTTATTTGATACACTTAATGAGGAAGCTCTTTTTGCTAAATGCAGGGTATATTACAAACAAGGTAAAAAAAGTCTCGCTAAAAGTACATATAACAGTTTTTGCAAAGAGTATGCAACGCTGTTAGGCGAAAAATATCAAGTATCTCTGGCTCAGATTATCAGCAGTAATTAG